One genomic segment of Manis javanica isolate MJ-LG chromosome 7, MJ_LKY, whole genome shotgun sequence includes these proteins:
- the ECHS1 gene encoding enoyl-CoA hydratase, mitochondrial, with translation MARPGGGPAEGGVSRPLNAMAALRALLPFLRGPLRPWPSCPARRSFASGADFEYIIAEKKGKSSNVGLIRLNRPKALNALCSGLITELNQALEAFEADPAVGAIVLTGGEKAFAAGADIKEMQNQTFQDCYSSKFLSHWDRLAQIRKPVIAAVNGLALGGGCELAMMCDIIYAGEKAQFAQPEVLLGTIPGAGGTQRLTRAVGKSLAMEMVLTGDRISAQDAKQAGLISKIFPVETLVEEAIHCAEKIACNSKIVAVMAKESVNAAFEMTLTEGNKLEKKLFYSTFATEDRKEGMTAFVEKRKANFKDQ, from the exons ATGGCGCGGCCGGGGGGCGGCCCCGCAGAGGGAGGAGTTAGTCGTCCCCTGAACGCCATGGCCGCCCTACGCGCCCTGCTGCCGTTCCTCCGAGGCCCGCTGCGCCCCTGGCCCAGCTGCCCTGCGCGGCGCTCCTTCGCCTCGG GTGCTGACTTTGAGTACATCATCGcagagaagaaggggaagagcaGCAACGTGGGGCTGATCCGGCTGAACCGCCCCAAAGCGCTCAATGCACTCTGCAGCGGCCTCATCACAGAGCTCAACCAGGCGCTAGAGGCCTTCGAGGCAGACCCGGCCGTGGGGGCCATTGTGCTCACGGGCGGGGAGAAGGCGTTTGCAG CTGGAGCCGATATCAAGGAAATGCAGAACCAAACGTTCCAGGACTGTTATTCTAGCAAATTCTTGAGTCACTGGGACCGACTTGCTCAGATCAGGAAGCCAGTCATCGCTGCTGTCAACGGCTTGGCG CTTGGTGGTGGCTGTGAACTTGCCATGATGTGTGACATCATTTATGCTGGAGAGAAAGCCCAGTTTGCACAGCCAGAGGTCCTACTAGGAACCATCCCAG GGGCGGGGGGCACCCAGAGGCTGACCCGCGCCGTGGGAAAGTCACTGGCCATGGAGATGGTCCTCACTGGTGACCGGATCTCGGCCCAGGACGCCAAGCAAGCAG GTCTCATAAGCAAAATTTTTCCAGTGGAGACACTGGTTGAAGAAGCCATCCATTGTGCAGAAAAAATTGCCTGCAATTCTAAGATCGTAGCAGTGATGGCCAAGGAGTCGGTGAATGCAG cttttgAAATGACGTTAACAGAGGGAAATAAGCTGGAAAAGAAACTCTTCTACTCAACTTTCGCTACT GAAGACCGGAAGGAAGGAATGACTGCATTTGTGGAGAAGAGAAAGGCCAACTTCAAAGACCAATAA